Proteins encoded in a region of the Pseudothermotoga elfii DSM 9442 = NBRC 107921 genome:
- a CDS encoding alpha-amylase family glycosyl hydrolase: MKYPWWKGAVIYQVYPRSFYDSNNDGVGDLKGIVEKLDYFQWLGVDAIWLSPIFKSPMVDFGYDISDYRNIDPIFGTMEDFDLLLEESHKRGIRVILDQVYNHTSDQHPWFLESKSSKINPKADWYIWKDGEPGKFPNNWQSFFGGPAWQWYEERKQYYLHLFTKEQPDLNWRNPQVKKAVFDTIDFWLKKGVDGFRFDVVNMFCKDIKFRDNPTEESGEQQAIFNTDRPETLLVVEEIQELVEKYPGRVTIGEVASPQGLYSYLEYTKPGRLNLAFNFEFMNIPAFEATLFRKIVEDTERIFKNLSWPCYVLGNHDCKRVRSRYSGGESIDESMEKCKLLATMLLTLRGTSMIYYGEEIGMEEMIIPYEEIQDPEGKNLWPEKIGRDGCRTPMQWNNSQYGGFSSIKPWLPVNQNRTEINVEKQKNDPNSLLNFYRSLIKLRKGSNALKLGKLSVLKSSKNVFAYLRSWKEEQIIVALNFSSENISADLKLTGKAKVIHSNRRRINEICRLQNLELCSYEALILKLYE; encoded by the coding sequence TTGAAATATCCATGGTGGAAAGGTGCAGTGATTTATCAAGTCTATCCGAGAAGCTTCTACGACAGTAACAATGATGGTGTAGGTGATCTGAAAGGAATTGTGGAAAAACTGGATTATTTTCAATGGTTAGGTGTGGATGCGATATGGCTTTCTCCAATCTTCAAATCCCCGATGGTAGATTTCGGCTATGATATCAGCGACTATAGGAATATAGATCCAATCTTTGGAACCATGGAAGATTTTGATCTTCTACTTGAAGAATCACACAAAAGAGGCATTAGAGTGATACTTGATCAGGTCTACAACCACACTTCTGATCAACATCCATGGTTTTTAGAATCAAAAAGTTCAAAGATAAATCCTAAAGCAGACTGGTATATCTGGAAAGACGGAGAACCTGGGAAATTTCCCAACAACTGGCAATCTTTTTTCGGTGGTCCTGCATGGCAATGGTACGAAGAAAGAAAGCAGTATTATCTGCATCTCTTTACAAAAGAACAACCTGACCTGAACTGGCGTAATCCACAGGTGAAAAAAGCAGTCTTCGATACGATAGATTTTTGGTTAAAGAAAGGAGTGGATGGATTTCGATTTGATGTGGTTAACATGTTTTGCAAAGATATTAAGTTCAGAGATAACCCAACTGAGGAAAGTGGAGAACAGCAAGCTATTTTCAACACAGATAGACCTGAAACTTTGCTTGTTGTGGAAGAAATACAGGAACTTGTAGAAAAATACCCTGGTAGAGTTACCATAGGAGAAGTTGCATCGCCTCAGGGCCTTTACTCTTATCTCGAATATACAAAACCAGGCAGATTGAACCTCGCGTTCAATTTTGAGTTTATGAACATTCCGGCATTTGAAGCAACGCTTTTTCGCAAAATCGTAGAAGATACTGAGCGTATCTTCAAAAACCTGAGTTGGCCATGTTATGTATTAGGTAATCACGACTGCAAAAGGGTGCGATCAAGATACAGTGGTGGTGAATCTATAGACGAATCTATGGAAAAATGCAAACTTCTTGCCACTATGCTTTTGACATTGCGTGGCACCTCCATGATATATTATGGCGAAGAAATAGGTATGGAAGAAATGATAATCCCATACGAGGAAATACAAGATCCTGAAGGGAAAAATCTCTGGCCTGAAAAAATTGGTAGGGATGGATGTCGTACCCCCATGCAATGGAATAATTCTCAGTATGGTGGCTTTTCTTCAATAAAACCCTGGTTGCCAGTAAATCAGAATAGGACTGAAATAAATGTAGAAAAACAGAAAAATGATCCTAATTCTCTATTAAATTTCTACAGATCTCTGATAAAACTCAGAAAAGGCTCAAATGCATTGAAATTGGGGAAACTTAGTGTGCTTAAATCTTCAAAAAATGTTTTTGCCTACCTGCGTTCCTGGAAAGAAGAACAGATTATTGTGGCGCTCAATTTTTCGAGTGAAAATATATCTGCAGATTTGAAATTAACAGGAAAAGCGAAAGTGATTCACAGTAATCGAAGACGTATTAATGAAATTTGCCGGCTACAAAATTTGGAGCTTTGCTCTTATGAAGCATTGATTTTGAAGCTCTATGAGTAG